From a region of the Entelurus aequoreus isolate RoL-2023_Sb linkage group LG27, RoL_Eaeq_v1.1, whole genome shotgun sequence genome:
- the zfyve9b gene encoding zinc finger FYVE domain-containing protein 9 isoform X1 translates to MLKLFSARDDDNESLLGAVTEDEGDNPSLGDTKQPWLSRPYLLVLKDGDVSKSGQIKPGDPSKSSSDDVVMSSEQKNPAKMLHVEEGGCTVTTWGEGCCEESTTGRLVLSPAEEEQIGPSKEDSVIEEKEMEESHEENHLKRPNGGEVELASKEGAVGDSAFSPVDPDNESSNLSKDGGSALGEVAPVWIPDAQAQVCMKCGVKFTFTKRRHHCRACGKVFCALCSGLKFRLTHLDGKEGRVCVSCHSTLIKSTSPRGRRRVRFADGIPVDEQSESTPSTPVGGLYFSPLTSLAQSRTAKRPGGSPQLRTASRPHGGANEARGPPSWGTSSLVSSSSNLIPLDGLPPILTTTGVKGDYSVEEHPSEMLLIQDLESGRSNPLVFVLNANLLVMVKMVNYVNRKCWCVTTKGMHAVGQVEVVVLLQCLPEEKSIPKDIFGHFIQLYRDGLTGKVIKHLSLSLFGSSFLGSEEHAGFLFVSPTRQSLLGLALPSQPYLFGLLVHRAEVTWAKAFPLRLMLRLGAEYRFYPCPLYSVRFRKALFGEIGHTVMRLLVDFRNYRYGLPKVPGLIVDLEAQKTCIKIPTSGYNEMMKALNKSNEHVLAIGACFNETADSHLICVQRDDGQYQTQAISIHNQPRKVTGSCFFIFSSALKASAGYLAKSSIVEDGLMVQITPETMAELRRSLRQMRDYVVTCGRVDQADSQELVCLQWVDGKSTVNKGILSPIDGKSMESISSTKMFQKSEYKENGKIIHWTEVFYLQKADLPKGVTCDVAEHNRLTERIARAFCLALCPYLKLLKEDGLAKLGLRVTFDLQQVGFVAGSNGNPLPSQYLNALDSTLIPVIHSRGRKRGDEPLVMELIFYILEFIT, encoded by the exons ATGAAGGAGACAACCCATCTCTTGGTGACACCAAACAACCATGGCTGAGCAGACCTTACCTCCTGGTGCTCAAAGATGGAGATGTGTCCAAATCAGGTCAAATCAAACCCGGGGACCCCTCCAAGTCCTCCTCGGATGACGTGGTCATGTCGTCCGAGCAGAAGAACCCTGCGAAAATGCTCCACGTGGAGGAAGGCGGCTGCACGGTGACCACGTGGGGTGAAGGTTGCTGTGAGGAGTCAACCACCGGTCGCCTGGTTCTGAGTCCAGCTGAGGAGGAGCAGATTGGCCCTTCCAAGGAGGACTCAGTGATTGAGGAGAAGGAGATGGAGGAATCGCATGAGGAAAATCATTTAAAACGACCCAATGGAGGCGAGGTGGAGCTCGCCAGTAAGGAGGGCGCGGTGGGAGACTCCGCATTCTCCCCCGTGGATCCCGACAACGAGTCCAGCAACTTGTCCAAAGATGGAGGCAGCGCCCTGGGGGAGGTGGCTCCGGTTTGGATCCCGGACGCTCAGGCTCAGGTGTGCATGAAGTGCGGAGTCAAGTTCACGTTCACCAAGCGGAGGCACCACTGTCGCGCTTGCGGAAAG GTGTTTTGTGCACTTTGCTCCGGCCTGAAGTTCAGACTTACACATCTGGATGGCAAGGAGGGGCGGGTTTGTGTTTCCTGTCATTCAACCCTCATTAAAA GCACCTCCCCCAGGGGGAGAAGGAGGGTCCGGTTCGCCGATGGAATCCCCGTCGACGAGCAGTCCGAGTCCACCCCCAGCACGCCCGTCGGAGGCCTGTACTTCTCGCCGCTGACGAGCCTGGCGCAGAGCAGGACGGCCAAACGTCCAGGAGGTTCGCCACAGCTCCGGACAGCCTCCAGGCCACATGGGGGCGCTAAT GAGGCTCGTGGTCCTCCGAGTTGGGGGACGTCCTCTTTAGTGAGCAGCTCATCCAACCTCATCCCGCTGGACGGCCTGCCGCCCATCCTCACGACCACGGGAGTCAAAGGAG ATTACAGTGTAGAGGAGCATCCTTCTGAAATGTTGCTCATCCAGGACTTGGAGAGCGGCAGGTCCAATCCTCTTGTGTTTGTTCTCAACGCCAACCTGCTGGTCATGGTCAAGATGGTCaact atgtaaacaggaagtgctgGTGCGTGACCACCAAGGGGATGCATGCCGTGGGCCAGGTGGAAGTGGTGGTGCTCCTGCAATGTCTTCCTGAAGAGAAGAGCATCCCTAAGGACATATTCGGGCATTTTATCCAGCTGTACAGGGACGGCCTCACAG GTAAGGTGATAAAACACCTGTCCCTGTCGCTGTTCGGCAGCAGCTTCCTGGGCAGTGAGGAGCACGCCGGCTTCTTGTTTGTTTCCCCCACTCGCCAGTCCCTCTTAGGTCTAGCCCTGCCAAGCCAGCCGTACCTCTTTGGCCTGCTGGTCCACAGAGCCGAGGTGACCTGGGCCAAGGCCTTCCCCTTGCGCCTCATGCTGCGTCTGGGCGCCGAGTACAGAT TCTATCCTTGTCCTCTGTACAGCGTGCGCTTCAGGAAGGCCTTGTTTGGGGAGATAGGCCACACTGTCATGAGACTTTTAGTG GACTTTAGGAATTACCGCTATGGTCTCCCAAAGGTCCCAGGACTCATTGTGGATCTGGAGGCTCAAAAGACATGCATTAAGATACCAACTAGTGGCTACAATGAG ATGATGAAGGCCCTGAACAAGTCCAACGAGCACGTACTGGCAATAGGGGCGTGCTTCAACGAGACCGCCGACTCTCATCTCATCTGCGTGCAAAGAGACGACGGACAGTACCAGACGCAAGCCATCAGCATCCACAACCAGCCGCGCAAAG TAACTGGCTCATGTTTCTTCATATTCAGCAGTGCACTGAAAGCATCTGCAGGTTATTTGGCCAAGTCCAGCATCGTCGAAG ATGGACTTATGGTGCAGATTACCCCGGAGACAATGGCGGAGCTGCGCAGGTCGCTACGGCAGATGCGAGACTACGTCGTCACCTGTGGACGTGTGGACCAAGCGGACAGCCAGGAGCTTGTTTGTTTGCAGTGGGTGGACGGAAAGAGCACCGTCAATAAAGG AATTCTAAGCCCCATTGATGGTAAATCCATGGAGTCCATCAGCAGCACAAAGATGTTCCAGAAATCAGAATACAAAGAAAATGGGAAGATTATCCACTGGACGGAA GTGTTCTACCTgcagaaggccgacctgcctaaAGGTGTCACCTGTGACGTAGCGGAACACAACCGACTCACAGAGCGCATCGCCCGAGCCTTTTGCTTGGCCTTGTGTCCTTACCTCAAACTGCTGAAGGAGGATGGCTTGGCCAAGCTGGGGCTGCGTGTCACCTTTGACCTCCAACAG
- the zfyve9b gene encoding zinc finger FYVE domain-containing protein 9 isoform X2 — MSSEQKNPAKMLHVEEGGCTVTTWGEGCCEESTTGRLVLSPAEEEQIGPSKEDSVIEEKEMEESHEENHLKRPNGGEVELASKEGAVGDSAFSPVDPDNESSNLSKDGGSALGEVAPVWIPDAQAQVCMKCGVKFTFTKRRHHCRACGKVFCALCSGLKFRLTHLDGKEGRVCVSCHSTLIKSTSPRGRRRVRFADGIPVDEQSESTPSTPVGGLYFSPLTSLAQSRTAKRPGGSPQLRTASRPHGGANEARGPPSWGTSSLVSSSSNLIPLDGLPPILTTTGVKGDYSVEEHPSEMLLIQDLESGRSNPLVFVLNANLLVMVKMVNYVNRKCWCVTTKGMHAVGQVEVVVLLQCLPEEKSIPKDIFGHFIQLYRDGLTGKVIKHLSLSLFGSSFLGSEEHAGFLFVSPTRQSLLGLALPSQPYLFGLLVHRAEVTWAKAFPLRLMLRLGAEYRFYPCPLYSVRFRKALFGEIGHTVMRLLVDFRNYRYGLPKVPGLIVDLEAQKTCIKIPTSGYNEMMKALNKSNEHVLAIGACFNETADSHLICVQRDDGQYQTQAISIHNQPRKVTGSCFFIFSSALKASAGYLAKSSIVEDGLMVQITPETMAELRRSLRQMRDYVVTCGRVDQADSQELVCLQWVDGKSTVNKGILSPIDGKSMESISSTKMFQKSEYKENGKIIHWTEVFYLQKADLPKGVTCDVAEHNRLTERIARAFCLALCPYLKLLKEDGLAKLGLRVTFDLQQVGFVAGSNGNPLPSQYLNALDSTLIPVIHSRGRKRGDEPLVMELIFYILEFIT, encoded by the exons ATGTCGTCCGAGCAGAAGAACCCTGCGAAAATGCTCCACGTGGAGGAAGGCGGCTGCACGGTGACCACGTGGGGTGAAGGTTGCTGTGAGGAGTCAACCACCGGTCGCCTGGTTCTGAGTCCAGCTGAGGAGGAGCAGATTGGCCCTTCCAAGGAGGACTCAGTGATTGAGGAGAAGGAGATGGAGGAATCGCATGAGGAAAATCATTTAAAACGACCCAATGGAGGCGAGGTGGAGCTCGCCAGTAAGGAGGGCGCGGTGGGAGACTCCGCATTCTCCCCCGTGGATCCCGACAACGAGTCCAGCAACTTGTCCAAAGATGGAGGCAGCGCCCTGGGGGAGGTGGCTCCGGTTTGGATCCCGGACGCTCAGGCTCAGGTGTGCATGAAGTGCGGAGTCAAGTTCACGTTCACCAAGCGGAGGCACCACTGTCGCGCTTGCGGAAAG GTGTTTTGTGCACTTTGCTCCGGCCTGAAGTTCAGACTTACACATCTGGATGGCAAGGAGGGGCGGGTTTGTGTTTCCTGTCATTCAACCCTCATTAAAA GCACCTCCCCCAGGGGGAGAAGGAGGGTCCGGTTCGCCGATGGAATCCCCGTCGACGAGCAGTCCGAGTCCACCCCCAGCACGCCCGTCGGAGGCCTGTACTTCTCGCCGCTGACGAGCCTGGCGCAGAGCAGGACGGCCAAACGTCCAGGAGGTTCGCCACAGCTCCGGACAGCCTCCAGGCCACATGGGGGCGCTAAT GAGGCTCGTGGTCCTCCGAGTTGGGGGACGTCCTCTTTAGTGAGCAGCTCATCCAACCTCATCCCGCTGGACGGCCTGCCGCCCATCCTCACGACCACGGGAGTCAAAGGAG ATTACAGTGTAGAGGAGCATCCTTCTGAAATGTTGCTCATCCAGGACTTGGAGAGCGGCAGGTCCAATCCTCTTGTGTTTGTTCTCAACGCCAACCTGCTGGTCATGGTCAAGATGGTCaact atgtaaacaggaagtgctgGTGCGTGACCACCAAGGGGATGCATGCCGTGGGCCAGGTGGAAGTGGTGGTGCTCCTGCAATGTCTTCCTGAAGAGAAGAGCATCCCTAAGGACATATTCGGGCATTTTATCCAGCTGTACAGGGACGGCCTCACAG GTAAGGTGATAAAACACCTGTCCCTGTCGCTGTTCGGCAGCAGCTTCCTGGGCAGTGAGGAGCACGCCGGCTTCTTGTTTGTTTCCCCCACTCGCCAGTCCCTCTTAGGTCTAGCCCTGCCAAGCCAGCCGTACCTCTTTGGCCTGCTGGTCCACAGAGCCGAGGTGACCTGGGCCAAGGCCTTCCCCTTGCGCCTCATGCTGCGTCTGGGCGCCGAGTACAGAT TCTATCCTTGTCCTCTGTACAGCGTGCGCTTCAGGAAGGCCTTGTTTGGGGAGATAGGCCACACTGTCATGAGACTTTTAGTG GACTTTAGGAATTACCGCTATGGTCTCCCAAAGGTCCCAGGACTCATTGTGGATCTGGAGGCTCAAAAGACATGCATTAAGATACCAACTAGTGGCTACAATGAG ATGATGAAGGCCCTGAACAAGTCCAACGAGCACGTACTGGCAATAGGGGCGTGCTTCAACGAGACCGCCGACTCTCATCTCATCTGCGTGCAAAGAGACGACGGACAGTACCAGACGCAAGCCATCAGCATCCACAACCAGCCGCGCAAAG TAACTGGCTCATGTTTCTTCATATTCAGCAGTGCACTGAAAGCATCTGCAGGTTATTTGGCCAAGTCCAGCATCGTCGAAG ATGGACTTATGGTGCAGATTACCCCGGAGACAATGGCGGAGCTGCGCAGGTCGCTACGGCAGATGCGAGACTACGTCGTCACCTGTGGACGTGTGGACCAAGCGGACAGCCAGGAGCTTGTTTGTTTGCAGTGGGTGGACGGAAAGAGCACCGTCAATAAAGG AATTCTAAGCCCCATTGATGGTAAATCCATGGAGTCCATCAGCAGCACAAAGATGTTCCAGAAATCAGAATACAAAGAAAATGGGAAGATTATCCACTGGACGGAA GTGTTCTACCTgcagaaggccgacctgcctaaAGGTGTCACCTGTGACGTAGCGGAACACAACCGACTCACAGAGCGCATCGCCCGAGCCTTTTGCTTGGCCTTGTGTCCTTACCTCAAACTGCTGAAGGAGGATGGCTTGGCCAAGCTGGGGCTGCGTGTCACCTTTGACCTCCAACAG